The following proteins are encoded in a genomic region of Xanthomonas citri pv. mangiferaeindicae:
- a CDS encoding type I glutamate--ammonia ligase: MSIDNVEKLIKDHKIEFIDLRFTDMRGVQHHVTFPQSIVEPGLFEDGKMFDGSSISGWRGIQNSDMVLMPDASTAFVDPFTADPTLVITCDILDPTTMQSYERDPRGIAKKAEAFLKSSGIADQAFFGPEPEFFIFDSVRYGNEMGHTFFHIDSEEAHWNSAKEYEGGNSGYRPGIKGGYFPVAPLDSLHDIRAEMCKTLSQVGIEVEVHHHEVANAGQCEIGTRFNSLVAKSDELQTLKYIVKNVAFRNGKTATFMPKPIVGDNGSGMHVHQSLAKGGTNLFTGDGYGGLSQTALWYIGGVFKHARAINAFANASTNSYKRLVPGFEAPVMLAYSASNRSASCRIPYVANPKARRIEMRFPDPMQSGYLTFAALMMAGLDGIKNQIDPGGPSDKDLYDLPPEEEKNFPTVCHSLDQALEALDKDREFLKAGGVFTDDFIDAYIALKMKEVTAFRGATHPLEYQMYYAI; encoded by the coding sequence ATGTCCATCGACAATGTCGAAAAGCTGATCAAGGACCACAAGATCGAGTTCATCGATCTGCGCTTCACCGATATGCGCGGCGTGCAGCACCACGTCACGTTCCCGCAGTCGATCGTCGAGCCCGGCCTGTTCGAGGACGGCAAGATGTTCGACGGCTCGTCGATCAGCGGCTGGCGCGGCATCCAGAATTCGGACATGGTGCTGATGCCCGACGCCTCCACTGCGTTCGTCGATCCGTTCACCGCCGATCCGACGCTGGTGATCACCTGCGACATCCTCGATCCGACGACGATGCAGTCCTACGAGCGCGACCCGCGCGGCATCGCCAAGAAGGCCGAGGCTTTCCTCAAGTCGAGCGGCATCGCCGACCAGGCCTTCTTCGGGCCCGAGCCCGAGTTCTTCATCTTCGACTCGGTGCGCTACGGCAACGAGATGGGCCACACCTTCTTCCACATCGATTCGGAAGAAGCGCACTGGAACTCGGCCAAGGAGTACGAAGGCGGTAACAGCGGCTACCGTCCCGGCATCAAGGGCGGCTACTTCCCGGTCGCTCCGCTCGACTCGCTGCACGACATCCGTGCCGAGATGTGCAAGACGCTCTCGCAGGTCGGCATCGAGGTCGAGGTCCATCACCACGAGGTCGCCAACGCCGGCCAGTGCGAGATCGGCACCCGCTTCAACTCGCTGGTCGCCAAGTCCGACGAACTGCAGACGCTCAAGTACATCGTCAAGAACGTCGCCTTCCGCAACGGCAAGACCGCGACCTTCATGCCCAAGCCGATCGTCGGCGACAACGGCAGTGGCATGCACGTGCACCAGTCGCTGGCCAAGGGCGGCACCAACCTGTTCACCGGCGACGGCTACGGTGGCCTGAGCCAGACCGCGCTGTGGTACATCGGCGGCGTGTTCAAGCACGCGCGTGCGATCAACGCGTTTGCCAATGCCTCGACCAACTCCTACAAGCGCCTGGTGCCGGGCTTCGAGGCGCCGGTGATGCTGGCCTACTCGGCGTCCAACCGCTCGGCCTCGTGCCGCATTCCGTACGTCGCCAATCCGAAGGCGCGCCGCATCGAGATGCGCTTCCCCGATCCGATGCAGTCGGGTTACCTGACGTTCGCCGCGCTGATGATGGCGGGCCTGGATGGCATCAAGAACCAGATCGACCCGGGCGGCCCCAGCGACAAGGACCTCTATGACCTGCCGCCGGAGGAAGAGAAGAACTTCCCGACCGTGTGCCACTCGCTCGACCAGGCACTCGAGGCGCTCGACAAGGATCGCGAGTTCCTCAAGGCCGGCGGCGTGTTCACCGACGACTTCATCGACGCCTACATCGCGTTGAAGATGAAGGAGGTCACCGCGTTCCGAGGCGCGACCCATCCGCTCGAATATCAGATGTACTACGCGATCTGA
- a CDS encoding AsnC family transcriptional regulator, protein MEQSMAAATLDRTDLLLLAELQRNGRQSNADLAERVHLSASACLRRVQRLERDGVIAGYRAEVDAERLGLGLQAFVRVQLKHHDSAAVAGFAQLVDDWDEVVACHALTGDMDYLLQVAVRDLEHFSRFLLDRLLNQPAVDDVNSSFVLRTVKAWRGLPLPV, encoded by the coding sequence ATGGAGCAATCCATGGCCGCCGCCACCTTGGACCGCACGGATCTGCTGTTGCTCGCCGAACTGCAGCGCAACGGCAGGCAGAGCAATGCCGATCTCGCCGAGCGCGTGCACCTGTCGGCCTCGGCGTGCCTGCGCCGGGTCCAGCGGCTCGAGCGCGACGGGGTCATCGCCGGCTACCGCGCCGAGGTCGATGCCGAGCGCCTGGGACTCGGACTGCAGGCCTTCGTCCGCGTGCAGCTCAAACACCACGACAGCGCCGCGGTCGCCGGCTTCGCGCAGCTGGTCGACGACTGGGACGAGGTCGTCGCCTGCCACGCGCTGACCGGCGACATGGACTACCTGCTGCAGGTCGCGGTGCGCGATCTGGAGCACTTCTCGCGATTCCTGCTCGACCGGCTGCTCAACCAGCCGGCGGTCGACGACGTCAATTCCAGTTTCGTGCTGCGCACCGTCAAGGCCTGGCGCGGATTGCCGCTGCCGGTCTGA
- a CDS encoding phenylalanine 4-monooxygenase: MSAQPSSAPRRVENLQTDKGKVPVYATGIVEQPWDDYSADDHATWATLYARQRALLVGRACDEFLEAQDAMGMTPDAIPKFSELNTVLEAATGWTLMGVEGLLPELDFFDHLANRRFPVTWWIRRPDQIDYIEEPDLFHDLFGHVPLLMNPVFADYMQAYGRGGVKAHGIGPDALQHLTRLYWYTVEFGLIRQAQGLRIFGAGIVSSKGESIHSLESDAPNRIGFDLERIMRTRYRIDTFQKTYFVIDSFEQLMEATRPDFAPIYARLAPMDAIDAGTVQDTDRVFHRGTGEGWASGGDV, from the coding sequence ATGTCCGCCCAGCCTTCGAGCGCCCCGCGCCGGGTCGAGAACCTGCAGACCGACAAGGGCAAGGTCCCGGTCTACGCCACTGGCATCGTCGAGCAGCCCTGGGACGACTACAGCGCCGACGACCACGCGACCTGGGCCACGCTCTATGCGCGCCAGCGCGCGCTGCTGGTCGGGCGCGCCTGCGACGAGTTCCTGGAGGCGCAGGACGCGATGGGCATGACGCCCGACGCGATTCCGAAGTTCTCCGAACTCAACACCGTGCTCGAGGCCGCGACAGGCTGGACCCTGATGGGCGTCGAGGGCCTGTTGCCTGAGCTCGATTTCTTCGACCACCTCGCCAACCGCCGCTTCCCGGTGACGTGGTGGATCCGCCGCCCGGACCAGATCGACTACATCGAGGAGCCGGACCTGTTCCACGATCTGTTCGGCCATGTGCCGCTGCTGATGAATCCGGTGTTCGCCGACTACATGCAGGCCTACGGCCGCGGCGGGGTCAAGGCGCATGGGATCGGCCCCGACGCGCTGCAGCACCTCACGCGGCTGTACTGGTACACGGTGGAGTTCGGGCTGATCCGACAGGCGCAGGGCCTGCGCATCTTCGGCGCCGGCATCGTGTCGTCGAAGGGCGAATCGATCCATTCGCTCGAGTCCGACGCGCCCAACCGCATCGGGTTCGATCTGGAGCGGATCATGCGCACGCGCTACCGCATCGACACCTTCCAGAAGACCTACTTCGTCATCGACAGCTTCGAGCAGTTGATGGAGGCCACGCGCCCGGACTTCGCGCCGATCTATGCGCGGCTGGCACCTATGGACGCGATCGATGCCGGCACGGTGCAGGACACCGACCGGGTGTTCCACCGCGGCACCGGCGAAGGCTGGGCCAGCGGCGGCGACGTGTGA
- a CDS encoding ligand-gated channel, translated as MPLSFVAFRSAPFFASLPLAIAAGCAAVPAGAFEAPRTLDRVRVDATRLRGVSDFDTPASVDALRLDDAGSNRSGTVASEPLAGVPGLLARDRQNHAQDTQLSIRGFGARSTFGVRGVRLYADGIPASMPDGQGQLSHFSLVGGDRIEIMRGPFSSLYGNSSGGVLQIWSADGAPGDDWRFKASHGRDATTSLAAQLRGGSETVGYNLALSRFDTDGWRDHSAARRDSANAKLHFDLGQRRRLDLVANWVDIDAQDPLGLTADQVRANPRQVASVARQFDTRKTVRQQQAGAVYEHGVGEAHTLRAMAYGGERAVVQFLPIPAAAQANPLNAGGVIDLDNAYGGLDLRWSWEGALVGRPLELTVGANADRQRQHRQGFENVVGDALGVRGARRRDERNTVENRDQFAQAYWAFAARWSLLAGVRHSEVEFVSRDAYVTATNPDDSGRIAYRQTSPVAGLVFAPRDDLRAYLSAGRGFETPTFNELGYRSDGGAGLAFDLAPAISDNLELGAKWRAPAGATWNAALFRADTDNELAVARNVGGRSSFQNVGRARRQGAELSLRQPLGEALELSVAATWLDATFRDAYRVCTGAGCTVPTTPVAAGARIPGVPARQLFARLDWTGGAWSAAIEGVGVGDVVVDDLATGRAAGYALLHLEGARRWRFETGELRTYLRVDNLLDQAYIGSVIVNEGNGRFYEPGPGRGVLIGAQWTWHR; from the coding sequence ATGCCTCTGTCGTTCGTCGCGTTCCGCTCCGCCCCGTTCTTCGCGTCCCTGCCGCTGGCGATCGCCGCCGGCTGCGCTGCCGTCCCGGCCGGCGCGTTCGAAGCGCCGCGCACCCTCGACCGGGTGCGGGTCGACGCGACCCGGCTGCGCGGTGTGTCGGATTTCGACACACCGGCCTCGGTCGATGCATTGCGGCTCGACGATGCCGGCAGCAACCGCAGCGGCACTGTCGCCTCCGAGCCGCTGGCCGGCGTGCCCGGGCTGCTCGCGCGCGATCGCCAGAACCACGCGCAGGACACCCAGCTGTCGATCCGCGGCTTCGGCGCGCGTTCGACCTTCGGCGTGCGCGGCGTGCGGCTCTACGCCGACGGCATTCCGGCCTCAATGCCCGACGGGCAGGGCCAGCTGTCGCATTTCAGTCTGGTCGGCGGTGATCGGATCGAGATCATGCGCGGGCCGTTCTCGTCGCTGTACGGCAATTCCTCGGGCGGCGTGCTGCAGATCTGGAGTGCCGACGGCGCGCCGGGCGACGACTGGCGATTCAAGGCCAGTCACGGACGCGATGCCACCACGAGCCTGGCCGCGCAGCTGCGCGGCGGCAGCGAGACGGTGGGTTACAACCTCGCGCTGTCGCGCTTCGACACCGACGGCTGGCGCGACCACAGTGCCGCGCGCCGCGACTCGGCGAACGCGAAGCTGCACTTCGACCTTGGCCAGCGGCGGCGCCTGGACCTGGTCGCCAACTGGGTCGACATCGATGCCCAGGATCCGCTGGGGCTGACCGCCGACCAAGTGCGCGCGAATCCGCGCCAGGTCGCCTCGGTGGCGCGGCAGTTCGACACCCGCAAGACGGTGCGCCAGCAGCAGGCCGGTGCGGTCTACGAGCATGGCGTGGGCGAGGCGCACACCTTGCGCGCGATGGCCTACGGCGGCGAGCGCGCGGTGGTGCAGTTCCTGCCGATCCCGGCGGCCGCGCAGGCCAATCCGTTGAACGCGGGTGGCGTCATCGACCTGGACAACGCCTACGGCGGTCTCGACCTGCGCTGGAGCTGGGAAGGCGCACTCGTCGGCCGGCCGCTGGAACTGACCGTCGGCGCGAACGCCGACCGCCAGCGCCAGCATCGCCAGGGCTTCGAGAACGTCGTCGGTGATGCGCTCGGCGTGCGCGGCGCCCGGCGTCGCGACGAGCGCAACACGGTCGAGAACCGCGACCAGTTCGCGCAGGCGTACTGGGCGTTCGCAGCGCGCTGGTCGCTGCTGGCCGGCGTGCGCCACAGCGAGGTCGAGTTCGTCTCACGCGACGCCTACGTCACCGCGACCAATCCCGACGACAGCGGTCGCATTGCCTACCGTCAGACTTCGCCGGTCGCCGGGCTGGTGTTCGCACCGCGCGACGACTTGCGCGCCTACCTGTCGGCTGGCCGTGGCTTCGAGACGCCGACCTTCAACGAGCTGGGCTATCGCAGCGATGGCGGCGCCGGGCTGGCCTTCGACCTCGCGCCGGCGATCAGCGACAACCTCGAGCTCGGTGCCAAGTGGCGCGCGCCCGCCGGCGCCACGTGGAACGCCGCGCTGTTCCGTGCCGACACTGACAACGAGCTCGCGGTCGCGCGCAATGTCGGCGGCCGCAGCAGTTTCCAGAATGTCGGACGCGCGCGTCGCCAGGGCGCCGAACTGTCGCTGCGCCAGCCGCTGGGTGAGGCCTTGGAACTCAGTGTCGCGGCGACCTGGCTCGATGCGACCTTCCGCGACGCCTACCGCGTCTGCACCGGCGCGGGCTGCACCGTGCCGACGACGCCGGTCGCGGCTGGCGCGCGCATTCCCGGTGTGCCGGCGCGCCAGCTGTTTGCGCGGCTGGACTGGACCGGCGGCGCCTGGAGTGCGGCGATCGAAGGCGTTGGCGTCGGCGATGTCGTGGTCGACGATCTCGCCACCGGGCGCGCCGCGGGCTACGCCCTGCTGCATCTGGAAGGCGCGCGCCGCTGGCGTTTCGAGACTGGCGAGCTGCGCACGTACCTGCGTGTCGACAACCTCCTCGACCAGGCCTATATCGGCTCGGTGATCGTCAACGAAGGCAACGGCCGTTTCTACGAACCCGGCCCCGGTCGTGGTGTGCTGATTGGCGCACAGTGGACTTGGCACCGCTGA